The Helianthus annuus cultivar XRQ/B chromosome 16, HanXRQr2.0-SUNRISE, whole genome shotgun sequence genome includes a window with the following:
- the LOC110881911 gene encoding uncharacterized protein LOC110881911: MRLPFHLPGQQNVIYGPYDELENVLNKPSVSSTMFLSWMEVNKNNELPRTLTYAEFPTKFVWKSKDRTWTTRQIGKTIGRIHSVNPSMGEAYFLRKILLNKVRGPQSFEEIRTVNGQVLPIFRDACYAVGLLDDDKGYIETIKEAYYTGLSLPDQLKNLTLLEIEDYLLQNNSTLRRFPSMPYPDIHSTSVANNRLITDELSYDVSVVGAEFNNHLTTLTSEQRYGGTGKTFLWKTLSAAIRSKRQIVLNVASSEIVSLLLSGGRTAHSRFHIPLNLTEESICHIKLDGEVANLITETKLIIWDEAPMIHKHAFEALDRTMKDIFKSDDSLNSEMPFGGKVMVWVVILDKSFQLLPMAKNPSHTNLYSSDVLNGLKISGLPNHRLILKVDVPIMLLRNIDQQNGLCNDTRLWITKVAKRVIEAEIISGGNIGTVSAFCMSIVRNLSVLVTFKVLSL; this comes from the exons ATGAGGCTTCCTTTTCATCTACCTGGTCAGCAAAATGTTATATACGGTCCTTATGATGAACTTGAAAATGTCCTTAACAAACCATCAGTTTCTTCTACAATGTTTTTATCCTGGATGGAAGTTAACAAAAACAATGAGCTGCCACGTACACTTACTTATGCTGAATTCCCAACTAAATTCGTTTGGAAATCTAAAGATAGAACATGGACAACACGACAAATAGGGAAAACCATTGGTCGTATTCATTCTGTTAATCCATCTATGGGCGAGGCTTATTTTTTAAGAAAAATCCTTCTTAATAAGGTAAGAGGTCCTCAATCATTTGAAGAAATCAGAACCGTTAACGGACAAGTGCTCCCTATATTTAGAGATGCATGCTACGCTGTAGGACTTTTAGATGACGACAAAGGATATATCGAAACTATTAAGGAGGCTTACTATACAG GCTTATCTCTTCCTGACCAACTAAAGAATCTAACGTTGTTGGAAATTGAGGATTACTTACTTCAGAATAACTCTACCCTACGTAGGTTTCCTTCTATGCCTTATCCTGATATTCATTCCACATCTGTAGCAAACAATCGTTTAATAACAGATGAACTATCATATGATGTAAGTGTTGTTGGTGCAGAATTTAATAATCATCTAACTACTTTAACAAGTGAACAACG TTATGGAGGTACTGGTAAAACATTCTTATGGAAGACATTGTCTGCAGCCATCAGATCTAAAAGACAAATTGTATTAAACGTTGCATCAAGTGAAATTGTTTCTTTGTTATTATCTGGTGGTAGGACGGCACATTCTAGGTTTCATATTCCTTTAAATCTTACAGAAGAATCAATCTGTCACATTAAACTAGATGGTGAAGTTGCTAATTTAATAACAGAAACAAAGTTGATAATTTGGGACGAAGCTCCAATGATTCACAAACATGCGTTTGAAGCACTAGACCGGACCATGAAAGATATCTTCAAATCAGATGATTCACTAAATTCAGAAATGCCATTTGGAGGAAAAGTTATGGTTTGGGTGGTGATTTTAGACAAATCCTTCCAGTTGTTGCCAATG GCTAAGAATCCGTCACACACAAATTTATACTCATCTGACGTTCTTAATGGTCTTAAAATATCAGGATTGCCTAATCATCGATTGATACTTAAAGTGGATGTCCCAATAATGTTGTTGCGTAACATTGATCAACAAAATGGTTTATGCAACGATACTAGATTATGGATTACTAAAGTTGCAAAACGTGTTATTGAAGCTGAAATTATATCCGGAGGAAACATCGGTACTGTTAGTGCATTTTGTATGTCCATAGTTAGAAATCTGTCAGTACTTGTAACATTTAAAGTCTTGAGTCTGTAA